In Tachysurus vachellii isolate PV-2020 chromosome 3, HZAU_Pvac_v1, whole genome shotgun sequence, one genomic interval encodes:
- the tpd52l1 gene encoding tumor protein D53 isoform X2, whose protein sequence is MEHRQQVSGLMGKEPAEEVEEVMDSHVDLNNVITEEERQEMHNELTKLEEEIATLKQVLASKEKHHAELKHRLGMTTLSELKENLSRSWNDVQSSTAYKKTSETLNTAGQKTTAAFSNLGTAISRKFGDMSMFGLDLLSGRRLNSIGYSVSLPTMRNSQSFKSFEEKVETTVSNIKSKVGGSASGGNFEDVLSSAAKASAQNNIPSASANNLSENKEC, encoded by the exons tCTCAGGACTCATGGGAAAAGAGCCAGCTGAGGAAGTAGAGGAGGTCATGGATTCACATGTGGACCTGAACAATGTCATAACAGAAGAAGAGAGACAGGAAATGCACAATGAGCTGACAAAG CTGGAGGAAGAAATTGCCACACTGAAACAAGTTCTGGCCTCTAAAGAGAAGCATCATGCTGAGCTGAAGCACAGGCTGGGCATGACAACGTTAAGTGAACTGAAAGAGAACTTAAGCAGGAGCTGGAATGATGTTCAGTCAAGCACAGC ATATAAAAAGACCTCAGAGACCCTGAACACAGCAGGCCAGAAGACCACAGCAGCTTTTAGCAACCTGGGAACTGCCATCAGCAGAAAGTTTGGAGATATGAG CATGTTTGGCCTTGACTTACTCAGTGGCAGGAg GCTCAATTCAATAGG CTACTCGGTCAGCTTACCCACCATGAG GAACTCACAGAGCTTTAAGTCCTTTGAGGAGAAGGTTGAAACTACAGTTTCGAACATTAAG TCAAAGGTTGGCGGGAGTGCTAGTGGAGGAAATTTCGAGGATGTGCTCTCATCAGCAGCTAAGGCCAGTGCTCAAAACAACATTCCTTCAGCCTCTGCTAACAACCTGAGTGAAAACAAGGAGTGCTAA
- the tpd52l1 gene encoding tumor protein D53 isoform X1, whose translation MFITLTELASSILTPEEDECVSGLMGKEPAEEVEEVMDSHVDLNNVITEEERQEMHNELTKLEEEIATLKQVLASKEKHHAELKHRLGMTTLSELKENLSRSWNDVQSSTAYKKTSETLNTAGQKTTAAFSNLGTAISRKFGDMSMFGLDLLSGRRLNSIGYSVSLPTMRNSQSFKSFEEKVETTVSNIKSKVGGSASGGNFEDVLSSAAKASAQNNIPSASANNLSENKEC comes from the exons tCTCAGGACTCATGGGAAAAGAGCCAGCTGAGGAAGTAGAGGAGGTCATGGATTCACATGTGGACCTGAACAATGTCATAACAGAAGAAGAGAGACAGGAAATGCACAATGAGCTGACAAAG CTGGAGGAAGAAATTGCCACACTGAAACAAGTTCTGGCCTCTAAAGAGAAGCATCATGCTGAGCTGAAGCACAGGCTGGGCATGACAACGTTAAGTGAACTGAAAGAGAACTTAAGCAGGAGCTGGAATGATGTTCAGTCAAGCACAGC ATATAAAAAGACCTCAGAGACCCTGAACACAGCAGGCCAGAAGACCACAGCAGCTTTTAGCAACCTGGGAACTGCCATCAGCAGAAAGTTTGGAGATATGAG CATGTTTGGCCTTGACTTACTCAGTGGCAGGAg GCTCAATTCAATAGG CTACTCGGTCAGCTTACCCACCATGAG GAACTCACAGAGCTTTAAGTCCTTTGAGGAGAAGGTTGAAACTACAGTTTCGAACATTAAG TCAAAGGTTGGCGGGAGTGCTAGTGGAGGAAATTTCGAGGATGTGCTCTCATCAGCAGCTAAGGCCAGTGCTCAAAACAACATTCCTTCAGCCTCTGCTAACAACCTGAGTGAAAACAAGGAGTGCTAA
- the tpd52l1 gene encoding tumor protein D53 isoform X3, which translates to MFITLTELASSILTPEEDECVSGLMGKEPAEEVEEVMDSHVDLNNVITEEERQEMHNELTKLEEEIATLKQVLASKEKHHAELKHRLGMTTLSELKENLSRSWNDVQSSTAYKKTSETLNTAGQKTTAAFSNLGTAISRKFGDMSYSVSLPTMRNSQSFKSFEEKVETTVSNIKSKVGGSASGGNFEDVLSSAAKASAQNNIPSASANNLSENKEC; encoded by the exons tCTCAGGACTCATGGGAAAAGAGCCAGCTGAGGAAGTAGAGGAGGTCATGGATTCACATGTGGACCTGAACAATGTCATAACAGAAGAAGAGAGACAGGAAATGCACAATGAGCTGACAAAG CTGGAGGAAGAAATTGCCACACTGAAACAAGTTCTGGCCTCTAAAGAGAAGCATCATGCTGAGCTGAAGCACAGGCTGGGCATGACAACGTTAAGTGAACTGAAAGAGAACTTAAGCAGGAGCTGGAATGATGTTCAGTCAAGCACAGC ATATAAAAAGACCTCAGAGACCCTGAACACAGCAGGCCAGAAGACCACAGCAGCTTTTAGCAACCTGGGAACTGCCATCAGCAGAAAGTTTGGAGATATGAG CTACTCGGTCAGCTTACCCACCATGAG GAACTCACAGAGCTTTAAGTCCTTTGAGGAGAAGGTTGAAACTACAGTTTCGAACATTAAG TCAAAGGTTGGCGGGAGTGCTAGTGGAGGAAATTTCGAGGATGTGCTCTCATCAGCAGCTAAGGCCAGTGCTCAAAACAACATTCCTTCAGCCTCTGCTAACAACCTGAGTGAAAACAAGGAGTGCTAA
- the tpd52l1 gene encoding tumor protein D53 isoform X4 gives MFITLTELASSILTPEEDECVSGLMGKEPAEEVEEVMDSHVDLNNVITEEERQEMHNELTKLEEEIATLKQVLASKEKHHAELKHRLGMTTLSELKENLSRSWNDVQSSTAYKKTSETLNTAGQKTTAAFSNLGTAISRKFGDMRNSQSFKSFEEKVETTVSNIKSKVGGSASGGNFEDVLSSAAKASAQNNIPSASANNLSENKEC, from the exons tCTCAGGACTCATGGGAAAAGAGCCAGCTGAGGAAGTAGAGGAGGTCATGGATTCACATGTGGACCTGAACAATGTCATAACAGAAGAAGAGAGACAGGAAATGCACAATGAGCTGACAAAG CTGGAGGAAGAAATTGCCACACTGAAACAAGTTCTGGCCTCTAAAGAGAAGCATCATGCTGAGCTGAAGCACAGGCTGGGCATGACAACGTTAAGTGAACTGAAAGAGAACTTAAGCAGGAGCTGGAATGATGTTCAGTCAAGCACAGC ATATAAAAAGACCTCAGAGACCCTGAACACAGCAGGCCAGAAGACCACAGCAGCTTTTAGCAACCTGGGAACTGCCATCAGCAGAAAGTTTGGAGATATGAG GAACTCACAGAGCTTTAAGTCCTTTGAGGAGAAGGTTGAAACTACAGTTTCGAACATTAAG TCAAAGGTTGGCGGGAGTGCTAGTGGAGGAAATTTCGAGGATGTGCTCTCATCAGCAGCTAAGGCCAGTGCTCAAAACAACATTCCTTCAGCCTCTGCTAACAACCTGAGTGAAAACAAGGAGTGCTAA